A region from the Cellvibrio sp. PSBB006 genome encodes:
- a CDS encoding AraC family transcriptional regulator: MQQAPIAPELENLKEAVLTLNRDLLILEEELLYPASSQVAIYISMDLGQYFSLDAIKLEIDGQLVASELYSDKQVDALFRGGVQRLYIGNLKSGEHEIAVFFTGRGPHQDYKRGAKLTVNKTQSPLVLELRIIDSTAQLQPVFDIKEWQM, encoded by the coding sequence ATGCAACAGGCGCCCATTGCGCCGGAACTGGAAAACCTTAAAGAAGCGGTGCTGACCCTTAACCGCGACCTGTTGATCCTCGAAGAAGAATTGCTTTACCCGGCCAGCAGCCAGGTGGCTATCTACATCTCTATGGACCTCGGCCAGTATTTTTCGCTGGATGCCATCAAGCTGGAGATCGACGGTCAACTGGTGGCCAGCGAGCTTTACTCGGATAAGCAAGTCGATGCGCTTTTCCGTGGTGGCGTGCAGCGGTTGTATATCGGCAATCTCAAGTCCGGTGAGCATGAGATCGCTGTTTTCTTTACCGGACGCGGTCCCCATCAGGATTACAAACGCGGCGCGAAATTGACCGTTAATAAAACCCAGTCGCCCCTGGTGTTGGAGTTGCGCATTATCGACTCCACCGCCCAGTTGCAACCCGTCTTCGATATCAAAGAATGGCAGATGTAG